The Humulus lupulus chromosome 3, drHumLupu1.1, whole genome shotgun sequence genome window below encodes:
- the LOC133824479 gene encoding nicastrin-like, translating into MPNLSNVLFVFHLLTFCLIYWTNNFLPHFQGSGILWNKYDFPVFLLSESSTKTIQEVSEEILKRQRSYTTVVAEFDLVMQTVKAGTRDSESCLKEETCLPLGGYSVWSSLPPLNISSLDQGKPIILTVASMDSASFFRDKSLGADSPISGMIALLAAGDALSHLEAFHDLNKKYMIFNTSLDM; encoded by the exons ATGCCAAACTTATCTAATGTATTGTTCGTGTTTCATCTTTTAACATTCTGTTTGATATATTGGACCAACAACTTCCTTCCACATTTTCAGGGATCTGGTATATTGTGGAACAAGTATGATTTTCCTGTATTCTTGCTCTCGGAGAGTAGTACGAAGACCATCCAAGAG GTTTCTGAAGAAATTTTGAAGAGACAGAGATCTTATACCACTGTTGTGGCTGAGTTTGATCTTGTGATGCAG ACAGTGAAAGCTGGAACTCGTGATTCAGAATCTTGTTTGAAAGAGGAGACCTGCCTTCCATTAGGGGGATACAG TGTTTGGTCATCACTTCCTCCGCTTAATATCTCCTCCTTAGATCAGGGTAAGCCTATTATATTGACTGTGGCGTCAATGGATTCAGCTTCATTTTTCCGTGACAAAAGCCTTGGTGCAGACTCCCCAATATCA GGCATGATTGCACTCTTGGCAGCGGGCGATGCACTATCACATTTGGAGGCTTTCCATGACCTTAATAAAAAG TATATGATTTTCAATACGTCTTTAGACATGTAA